In Flavobacterium endoglycinae, one DNA window encodes the following:
- a CDS encoding sensor histidine kinase — protein sequence MNKLFFRVLVLLMSLSLIGIILVQVYWFNSSFKNNDEQFKYHVTQVIGNVADKLEKQELYNYYVDYNNLKKSTGKDPKKEDLLEVYYVQRNTKTNKTIVYSNTLSSEDYGINNSLFNKKFSSDRFKSFNSKRVTEVYSNNNLIDQNSLSQSVIPDLKIEKSGSLEMLSKVQREIAVKDFTDVLPIEERVSRDKLQSLLKKELAEYGVKTKFEFGVLNNGLPTKIKSDNFHYDKDASYQVPVFTDNEGNSKYELYITFPNKKKFLLSELLSITILSIVFTLIIIVAYTSALNQLLRQKHISEIKTDFINNMTHEFKTPIATINLALDAIRSPKVIEDKEKVYRYLQMIRDENKRMHAQVENVLRISKLEKRELDITKEPTVITDIIDDAIEHVNLILEDRQGTVVKHYNAARTTCLINEVHFTNVLVNILENAIKYSPDTPEIEIFTENVKDMILIKVKDHGLGMSKIAQKRVFEKFYREHTGDLHNVKGHGLGLAYVKRIVEDHNGQVYVESEKGKGSTFIIKIPLIN from the coding sequence ATGAATAAATTATTTTTTAGAGTACTTGTTTTACTGATGAGTTTATCCTTGATAGGAATAATTCTAGTGCAGGTATATTGGTTCAATTCTTCGTTCAAAAATAACGACGAACAGTTTAAATACCACGTTACACAGGTTATTGGTAATGTTGCCGATAAATTGGAAAAACAAGAATTGTATAACTACTATGTTGATTATAATAATCTAAAAAAAAGTACAGGCAAAGACCCCAAAAAAGAAGACCTGCTTGAAGTTTATTATGTTCAGAGAAATACAAAAACAAATAAAACGATAGTATACTCAAACACCTTATCATCTGAAGATTACGGTATAAATAATTCATTATTTAACAAAAAATTTTCAAGTGACAGGTTTAAAAGCTTCAATTCAAAAAGAGTAACAGAAGTTTACAGTAACAACAATTTAATCGATCAGAACTCTTTAAGTCAAAGTGTTATTCCAGATTTAAAAATCGAAAAATCAGGAAGCTTAGAAATGTTAAGTAAAGTTCAGAGAGAAATTGCAGTAAAAGATTTTACTGATGTACTTCCAATTGAAGAAAGAGTTTCTAGAGACAAATTGCAAAGTTTATTAAAAAAAGAATTAGCTGAATATGGTGTAAAAACCAAATTTGAGTTTGGTGTACTAAATAATGGTTTGCCAACGAAAATTAAATCAGATAATTTCCATTACGATAAAGATGCAAGTTATCAAGTGCCCGTATTCACGGATAATGAAGGAAACAGTAAATATGAATTGTATATTACTTTTCCAAACAAAAAGAAGTTCTTATTGTCTGAATTGTTGAGTATCACTATTTTATCAATAGTTTTTACTTTGATTATAATTGTGGCTTACACAAGTGCATTAAATCAGTTATTACGTCAGAAACATATTTCTGAAATCAAAACCGATTTTATTAATAATATGACGCATGAGTTTAAAACGCCAATTGCTACTATCAACTTAGCGTTAGATGCAATTAGAAGCCCAAAAGTAATTGAAGATAAGGAAAAGGTATATCGTTACCTTCAAATGATAAGAGACGAAAACAAAAGAATGCATGCACAAGTTGAGAATGTACTGCGTATTTCAAAACTTGAAAAAAGAGAACTTGATATAACTAAAGAACCTACAGTAATTACAGATATAATTGACGACGCTATCGAGCACGTAAATTTAATTCTGGAAGACCGACAAGGTACAGTTGTAAAACATTATAACGCAGCAAGAACAACCTGTTTGATTAATGAAGTTCATTTCACAAACGTATTGGTTAATATTTTAGAAAATGCTATAAAATATTCTCCTGATACCCCGGAAATTGAAATTTTTACAGAAAATGTAAAAGACATGATTCTGATAAAAGTAAAAGATCATGGTTTGGGAATGAGTAAGATAGCTCAAAAACGAGTGTTTGAGAAATTTTACAGAGAACATACCGGTGACCTTCATAATGTAAAAGGACATGGTTTAGGATTAGCTTATGTAAAAAGAATCGTGGAGGACCACAACGGTCAAGTATATGTAGAAAGCGAAAAAGGAAAAGGTAGCACCTTTATAATAAAAATACCATTAATAAATTAA
- the porD gene encoding type IX secretion system protein PorD — translation MNKIVTFLVFFIFGFTQGQQLNCTVTINTERLPNANQQIFKTLQTSLSEFVNKTDWTGSSLKQNERINCSMYITLSSYSSDQFTGTIQVQSSRLIFNSTYSSPVLNFNDKDFNFRYTEYEPLLFNPTVFESNLISVVSFYSYIILGMDADTFQMGGGDQYFQTAQNIANVAQQGGFKGWTQTDGLQNRYYLINDMLSPMYSDIRQTMFAYHTALDGMTADLKSSKEKVKNAIILVAKVNSVRPNAFLTRVFFDAKSDEIVSIFSGGPSIPVTDLTDVLNKVSPLNSAKWSQIKF, via the coding sequence ATGAATAAGATAGTTACATTTTTAGTATTCTTTATTTTTGGCTTTACCCAGGGGCAACAGTTAAATTGTACAGTAACTATTAATACTGAAAGATTGCCAAATGCCAATCAGCAGATTTTTAAAACACTTCAGACTTCGCTGTCAGAATTTGTTAATAAAACAGATTGGACAGGTTCTTCCTTAAAACAAAATGAGCGAATCAATTGTTCAATGTATATCACATTGTCTTCTTATAGTTCAGACCAGTTTACAGGAACTATTCAAGTGCAGTCTTCAAGATTGATTTTTAATTCGACCTATTCGTCACCGGTTTTAAATTTTAATGATAAAGATTTTAACTTCCGTTATACAGAATATGAACCTTTATTATTCAACCCAACTGTTTTTGAATCCAATTTAATATCAGTTGTATCATTTTACAGCTATATAATTTTAGGGATGGATGCGGATACGTTTCAAATGGGAGGAGGAGACCAATATTTTCAAACAGCTCAGAATATTGCAAACGTAGCCCAGCAAGGCGGTTTTAAAGGATGGACACAAACAGATGGACTTCAAAACCGTTATTATTTAATAAACGATATGCTTTCCCCGATGTATAGTGATATTCGTCAGACTATGTTTGCTTATCATACCGCTTTAGATGGAATGACTGCTGACTTAAAATCATCAAAAGAAAAAGTAAAAAATGCAATAATACTAGTTGCAAAAGTAAATTCAGTAAGACCAAATGCATTTTTGACCCGCGTTTTCTTTGATGCAAAATCAGATGAAATCGTTTCTATATTTTCAGGAGGACCAAGTATTCCTGTTACTGACCTTACAGATGTTTTAAATAAAGTTTCGCCTTTAAATTCAGCTAAATGGTCACAAATTAAGTTCTAA
- a CDS encoding outer membrane protein assembly factor BamD, with the protein MKKVVSLLIVVVLFCSCSDYQKALKNEDVAAKFEVATKMYEAGKYNKAIRLFEQLAPSYRGKPQAEKLFYMFSQSYYKTEQYYLAGYQFESFVSGYPRSEKVQEAAFLGAYSYSKLSPVYSLDQADTVKALEKLQAFIDNYPNSEYLAKANETVQVLNGKLEKKAYENAKGYNTISDYKSALVAFDNFIADFPGTPYKEDALFYKYDSAYKLAINSVPSKMEERLHVAQTAYANLLKFKSDTKYKKEADEMNARVETDLQKFTK; encoded by the coding sequence ATGAAAAAAGTAGTATCTCTATTAATTGTTGTTGTCCTTTTTTGCTCTTGCAGTGATTACCAAAAGGCATTAAAAAATGAAGACGTAGCAGCAAAGTTTGAAGTGGCGACAAAGATGTATGAGGCTGGAAAGTACAATAAAGCAATACGTCTTTTTGAACAATTAGCACCTTCTTATAGAGGTAAGCCTCAGGCGGAAAAACTTTTTTACATGTTTTCACAGTCTTATTATAAGACAGAACAGTATTATTTAGCCGGTTATCAATTTGAAAGCTTTGTTTCGGGATATCCACGAAGCGAAAAAGTACAAGAAGCAGCTTTCTTGGGAGCTTACAGCTATTCAAAATTGTCTCCTGTTTACAGTTTAGATCAGGCAGATACAGTAAAAGCGCTAGAGAAATTACAGGCTTTTATAGATAACTATCCAAATTCAGAATATCTGGCTAAAGCAAATGAAACAGTTCAGGTGCTAAATGGAAAACTAGAAAAGAAAGCATACGAAAATGCGAAAGGATATAATACTATCTCAGATTATAAATCTGCTTTAGTAGCTTTTGATAATTTTATTGCTGATTTTCCAGGAACACCTTATAAAGAAGATGCATTGTTTTATAAATACGATTCAGCATACAAGTTAGCAATAAACAGTGTGCCATCAAAAATGGAAGAGCGTTTACATGTGGCACAAACAGCTTACGCTAATCTGTTGAAATTTAAAAGCGATACAAAATATAAAAAAGAGGCAGACGAAATGAATGCCAGAGTTGAAACAGATTTACAAAAATTTACTAAATAA
- a CDS encoding glycosyltransferase, protein MIFSLIIPVYNRPDEVDELLESLTKSDYDEPFEIVLVEDGSTIPCKDVVMNYQGKLNISYYVKPNSGPGDSRNFGMQKARGDYYIIFDSDCIIPPNYLSEVRKALNEKYVDCFGGPDRALKSFSSIQKAINFAMTSFLTTGGIRGGSEKINKFQPRSFNMGISKKAFEVSKGFGNIHPGEDPDLSIRLWNLGFETRLFSEAYVYHKRRIDWEKFSIQVKKFGIARPILNSWYPEHNKLTFFFPTAFILGLLLAFLLLIFNIDILLQLYFVYFVIIFLTASIQNKSIKIGYLSVIAVWKQFYGYGTGFLESYVKIILLKKKPQEAFPRMFFKI, encoded by the coding sequence ATGATTTTTTCTTTAATTATTCCCGTGTATAATCGTCCGGATGAAGTTGATGAACTTTTAGAGAGCCTTACAAAATCAGATTATGATGAACCTTTTGAAATTGTTCTTGTAGAAGACGGTTCGACAATTCCTTGTAAAGATGTTGTAATGAATTATCAGGGAAAATTGAATATCTCCTATTATGTAAAACCAAATTCAGGACCGGGAGATTCAAGAAATTTCGGAATGCAGAAAGCAAGAGGTGATTATTATATCATTTTTGATTCAGACTGTATTATTCCGCCAAACTATTTAAGTGAAGTGCGAAAAGCGTTAAATGAAAAATACGTTGACTGTTTCGGAGGTCCAGACAGAGCGCTTAAAAGTTTTTCAAGCATTCAAAAAGCGATTAATTTCGCGATGACCTCGTTTTTAACAACAGGAGGAATCCGTGGAGGATCTGAAAAAATCAATAAATTCCAGCCAAGAAGCTTTAATATGGGGATTTCAAAAAAAGCTTTTGAAGTTTCTAAAGGTTTTGGAAACATACATCCAGGTGAAGATCCTGACTTATCTATTCGTTTATGGAATCTGGGATTTGAAACACGTCTTTTTTCTGAGGCTTATGTGTATCACAAACGTAGAATTGACTGGGAAAAATTCTCTATCCAAGTTAAGAAATTTGGCATCGCAAGGCCTATTTTAAACAGCTGGTATCCAGAACATAATAAGCTTACTTTTTTCTTTCCAACTGCATTTATATTGGGGTTATTATTAGCTTTTTTACTATTAATTTTTAATATTGATATTTTATTACAATTATATTTTGTATATTTCGTTATAATTTTTCTTACAGCAAGTATTCAAAATAAAAGCATCAAAATCGGTTATTTGTCTGTCATTGCTGTCTGGAAACAATTTTATGGTTACGGAACTGGTTTTCTGGAATCTTATGTAAAAATTATTTTACTAAAGAAGAAACCACAAGAAGCATTTCCGCGTATGTTTTTTAAAATATAG
- a CDS encoding response regulator transcription factor produces the protein MENTNKRILLVEDDLNFGAVLKDYLMLNDFEVTLAKNGMEGFEKFKKDVYDLCILDVMMPYKDGYTLAKEIREKNSEVPIIFLTAKSMKEDVLKGYKAGADDYLNKPFDSEVLLMKIKAIIQRKSADTKAEQVQFEFNIGKFHLNSKLRFLTFQDEEPIKLSPKENELLKMLILHENDLMPRELALTKIWRDDNYFTSRSMDVYIAKLRKYLKSDEDVEILNIHGEGFRLVVKSKVSE, from the coding sequence ATGGAAAATACTAACAAAAGAATACTTTTAGTAGAAGATGACCTAAATTTCGGGGCAGTTCTTAAAGATTATCTAATGTTAAATGACTTTGAAGTTACTTTAGCTAAAAACGGTATGGAAGGTTTCGAAAAATTCAAGAAAGACGTATATGATTTATGTATTCTTGACGTAATGATGCCTTATAAAGATGGTTACACTTTGGCCAAAGAAATTAGAGAGAAGAACAGTGAAGTGCCAATTATCTTTTTAACAGCTAAATCTATGAAAGAAGATGTGCTAAAAGGATACAAAGCTGGTGCAGACGATTATTTAAATAAACCTTTTGATTCAGAAGTTCTTTTAATGAAAATTAAAGCAATCATTCAAAGAAAATCTGCTGATACAAAAGCTGAACAAGTACAATTTGAATTTAATATTGGTAAATTCCACTTAAATTCAAAACTAAGATTCTTGACTTTCCAAGATGAAGAGCCAATTAAATTATCTCCAAAAGAAAATGAATTGCTTAAAATGCTTATTCTTCATGAAAATGACTTAATGCCGAGAGAATTAGCTCTAACAAAAATCTGGAGAGATGACAACTACTTTACTTCAAGAAGTATGGATGTGTACATCGCTAAATTAAGAAAATACCTTAAATCTGATGAAGATGTTGAAATCTTAAACATTCACGGAGAAGGTTTCAGATTAGTGGTAAAAAGCAAAGTTTCTGAATAA
- the recN gene encoding DNA repair protein RecN → MITSLSIKNYALIEKLSIDFSKGFSIITGETGAGKSIILGAIGLVLGKRADLTSLKNKEEKCVIEAQFDISKYNLKEFFQANDLDYEDETIIRREILPSGKSRAFINDSPVNLQELQDLSFFLIDIHSQQQTQELSDESVQFKIIDAISNNAETISDYQKSLKIYKSEKSKLNALLKKQSDSGKEQEYNTFLLNELVSAKLKSGEQAELEADYEKLNNVEIIKESIDKSLAIANEEQFGVFHNLNEIKTALQKIAPFSTEYQSLFERITSLSIEFDDISKELQNSSEKLLNDPEQLELVSQKLQLIFNLQKKHHVDSVDELLQIQADLGNTLLELDNIEEEIETLSKSIEQKENELNELAGVIHESRIQAIPVLSDKLIAILETLGMPNARFKIELTTVDTYFQNGKDELQFLFSANKGSDFGLLKKVASGGEMSRIMLAVKAILAQYSKLPTLIFDEIDTGVSGEIAIRMGEIMKEMSKTMQIFAITHLPQIAAKGDSHFKVSKSTIDNDTQSELKLLSQDDRIIEIAQMLSGANISDSALNHAKELLN, encoded by the coding sequence ATGATCACTTCACTGTCAATTAAAAATTATGCACTTATTGAAAAACTTTCTATAGATTTTTCAAAAGGTTTTTCGATAATTACAGGTGAAACGGGTGCAGGTAAATCTATTATTTTAGGAGCAATCGGACTTGTTTTAGGAAAAAGAGCCGATTTAACTTCTTTAAAGAATAAAGAAGAGAAATGCGTTATAGAAGCTCAATTTGATATTTCTAAATACAATTTAAAAGAGTTTTTTCAAGCCAATGATCTTGATTATGAAGATGAAACTATTATTAGACGCGAAATTCTTCCTTCTGGAAAATCGCGTGCTTTTATAAATGATAGTCCGGTAAATCTTCAGGAATTACAGGATTTAAGCTTCTTTTTAATTGATATCCACTCACAGCAGCAAACACAAGAACTTTCAGATGAAAGTGTTCAGTTTAAAATAATCGATGCAATTTCTAATAATGCCGAAACCATTTCGGATTATCAGAAATCATTAAAAATTTACAAATCAGAGAAGTCGAAATTAAATGCACTTCTTAAAAAACAAAGTGATTCTGGAAAAGAACAAGAGTACAACACTTTTTTACTGAATGAATTAGTTTCGGCAAAACTAAAATCAGGCGAGCAAGCAGAACTTGAAGCTGATTATGAAAAGCTGAACAATGTCGAAATCATTAAAGAATCAATTGATAAATCTCTTGCGATTGCAAATGAAGAACAGTTTGGTGTATTTCATAACTTAAATGAAATCAAAACCGCACTGCAGAAAATTGCTCCTTTTTCAACAGAATACCAAAGTTTGTTTGAAAGAATAACAAGTCTCTCTATTGAATTTGATGATATTTCTAAAGAACTTCAAAACTCTTCAGAAAAATTATTAAACGATCCAGAACAACTTGAATTGGTAAGTCAGAAACTGCAGTTGATTTTTAATTTGCAGAAAAAACATCATGTAGATTCAGTTGATGAATTACTTCAAATTCAAGCCGATTTAGGAAATACACTTTTAGAATTGGATAATATTGAAGAAGAAATCGAAACATTATCTAAATCAATTGAACAAAAAGAAAATGAATTAAATGAATTGGCAGGTGTCATTCATGAAAGCAGAATACAAGCAATTCCGGTTTTATCAGATAAATTAATAGCGATATTAGAAACTTTAGGAATGCCAAATGCTCGTTTTAAAATTGAACTTACTACTGTTGATACGTATTTCCAAAACGGTAAAGACGAATTACAATTTCTATTCTCGGCCAACAAAGGAAGTGATTTTGGATTGTTGAAAAAAGTAGCTTCAGGAGGAGAGATGTCTCGTATTATGCTGGCAGTAAAAGCAATACTGGCTCAATATTCAAAACTTCCAACATTAATTTTTGATGAAATTGATACAGGAGTTTCGGGTGAAATTGCAATTAGAATGGGCGAAATCATGAAAGAAATGAGTAAAACAATGCAGATTTTTGCCATTACACACCTTCCGCAGATTGCTGCTAAAGGAGATTCACATTTTAAAGTATCTAAATCAACAATTGATAACGATACCCAATCAGAATTAAAACTTTTATCGCAAGACGACCGAATTATTGAAATTGCACAAATGTTATCGGGGGCAAATATTTCTGATTCGGCATTAAATCATGCGAAAGAGTTGTTAAACTAA
- the coaBC gene encoding bifunctional phosphopantothenoylcysteine decarboxylase/phosphopantothenate--cysteine ligase CoaBC, translated as MSVLNGKKILLGVSGGIAAYKTASLVRLFIKAGAHVQVIMTPASKDFVTPLTLSTLSKNPVHSSFFNQDDEDAVWNNHVELALWADLMLIAPATANTLSKMATGNCDNLLIATYLSAKCPVYFAPAMDLDMYKHPSTISSFTALKQFGNSMIPAEKGELASGLSGEGRMAEPENIVAFLEADLESKLPLKGKKILITAGPTYEAIDPVRFIGNHSSGKMGFDIANEAANLGADVILVSGPTHLKVKNPSIEVINVVSAQEMYDACHLHFDNADAAIAAAAVADYKPKEVALQKIKKNSSEFSIELEKTKDILSSLGSIKEKQFLIGFALETENEIENAKLKIQKKNLDLIVLNSLQDKGAGFKKETNKVTFIDKDFKIEPMELKTKELVAVDILSRLILHFSK; from the coding sequence ATGTCAGTTTTAAACGGGAAAAAGATTTTACTGGGGGTTTCCGGTGGAATTGCAGCGTATAAAACAGCCTCATTAGTACGACTTTTTATCAAAGCAGGTGCACATGTCCAAGTGATAATGACACCTGCTTCTAAGGATTTTGTAACCCCGCTTACGTTATCTACCTTATCAAAAAATCCCGTACATTCCAGTTTCTTTAATCAGGATGATGAAGATGCCGTATGGAACAACCACGTTGAACTCGCTCTTTGGGCAGATTTAATGCTGATTGCTCCTGCAACTGCCAATACCTTATCTAAAATGGCAACCGGCAACTGTGATAATCTTTTAATTGCAACCTATTTATCGGCTAAATGTCCAGTTTATTTTGCTCCTGCAATGGACTTGGATATGTATAAGCATCCTTCTACTATTTCTAGTTTTACAGCTTTAAAACAATTTGGAAATAGTATGATTCCAGCTGAAAAAGGAGAATTAGCAAGCGGTTTATCTGGCGAAGGCCGAATGGCTGAACCTGAGAATATTGTCGCTTTTCTTGAAGCAGATTTAGAAAGTAAACTTCCACTTAAGGGAAAAAAAATACTAATTACAGCTGGTCCAACATACGAAGCTATAGATCCAGTACGTTTTATAGGAAATCATTCTTCAGGAAAAATGGGATTTGATATTGCTAATGAAGCGGCAAATCTAGGAGCTGATGTAATTTTAGTTTCGGGACCCACTCATTTAAAAGTTAAAAATCCTTCTATCGAAGTTATAAATGTAGTTTCAGCGCAAGAAATGTATGATGCCTGTCATTTGCATTTTGACAATGCTGATGCAGCAATTGCGGCAGCCGCAGTAGCAGACTACAAACCTAAAGAAGTTGCTTTACAGAAGATTAAGAAAAATTCAAGTGAATTTTCAATTGAATTAGAGAAGACAAAAGATATTTTATCTTCATTAGGAAGCATCAAAGAAAAGCAGTTTTTAATAGGATTTGCTTTGGAAACTGAAAATGAAATTGAAAATGCTAAGTTGAAAATTCAGAAAAAAAACTTAGATTTGATTGTTTTAAATTCCTTACAAGATAAAGGTGCCGGATTTAAAAAAGAAACCAATAAAGTGACCTTTATTGATAAAGATTTTAAAATCGAACCAATGGAATTAAAAACAAAAGAATTAGTTGCAGTCGATATTTTAAGCAGACTGATTTTGCATTTTTCGAAATAG
- the fabV gene encoding enoyl-ACP reductase FabV: protein MIIEPRMRGFICLTAHPEGAEQNVKNQIEYVKSKGAIAGAKKVLVIGASTGFGLASRITSAFGSDAATIGVFFEKPPVEGKTASPGWYNSAAFEKEAHKAGLYAKSINGDAFSNEIKRETLDLIKADLGQVDLVIYSLASPVRTNPNTGVTHRSVLKPIGQTFSNKTVDFHTGKVSEVSIAPANEEDIENTVAVMGGEDWAMWIEALKNENLLADGAITVAYSYIGPALTEAVYRKGTIGRAKDHLEATAFTIADSLKSIGGNAYVSVNKALVTQASSAIPVIPLYISLLYKIMKEEGIHEGCIEQIQRLFQDRLYNGSEVPVDEKGRIRIDDWEMREDVQEKVAKLWLEATTETLPAIGDLAGYRSDFLNLFGFEFAGVDYQADTNEVVNIESIK from the coding sequence ATGATTATAGAACCTAGAATGAGAGGATTCATTTGTTTGACTGCCCACCCTGAGGGAGCTGAACAAAATGTTAAGAATCAAATTGAATATGTAAAATCAAAAGGTGCAATTGCCGGAGCAAAAAAAGTATTAGTTATTGGTGCTTCAACAGGTTTCGGATTAGCTTCAAGAATTACAAGCGCTTTTGGATCTGATGCTGCTACAATTGGTGTATTTTTTGAAAAACCACCTGTAGAAGGAAAAACGGCTTCTCCAGGATGGTACAATTCTGCTGCATTCGAAAAAGAAGCTCATAAAGCTGGTTTATATGCAAAAAGTATCAACGGAGATGCTTTTTCTAATGAAATTAAAAGAGAAACTCTTGATTTAATAAAAGCTGATTTAGGGCAAGTTGACCTTGTAATTTATAGTTTAGCTTCACCAGTACGTACCAATCCAAATACTGGAGTAACGCACCGTTCAGTTTTAAAACCAATTGGACAAACTTTTAGTAATAAAACAGTTGATTTTCACACAGGAAAAGTTTCTGAAGTTTCTATCGCTCCCGCTAACGAAGAAGATATCGAAAATACAGTTGCAGTAATGGGAGGCGAAGACTGGGCAATGTGGATTGAAGCTTTAAAAAATGAAAACTTATTGGCTGATGGTGCTATTACAGTTGCTTATTCTTATATTGGACCTGCATTAACTGAAGCAGTTTACCGTAAAGGAACTATTGGTCGCGCAAAAGATCATTTAGAAGCGACTGCATTTACAATTGCTGATTCTCTAAAATCTATTGGTGGAAATGCTTATGTTTCGGTAAACAAAGCGTTAGTAACTCAAGCAAGTTCTGCGATTCCTGTAATTCCGTTATATATTTCTCTTTTATATAAAATCATGAAAGAAGAAGGAATTCACGAAGGTTGTATCGAACAGATACAGCGTTTATTCCAAGACAGATTATACAATGGTTCTGAAGTTCCAGTTGATGAAAAAGGAAGAATCAGAATTGATGATTGGGAAATGCGTGAAGATGTTCAGGAAAAAGTGGCTAAACTATGGTTAGAAGCTACAACAGAAACATTGCCAGCTATTGGAGATTTAGCAGGGTACAGAAGCGACTTCCTTAATTTATTCGGATTTGAATTTGCTGGAGTAGATTATCAAGCCGATACAAACGAAGTAGTAAATATCGAAAGTATCAAATAA
- the coaE gene encoding dephospho-CoA kinase (Dephospho-CoA kinase (CoaE) performs the final step in coenzyme A biosynthesis.), translating to MTKVIGLTGGIGSGKTTIAGFFNEMGIPVYIADDGAKRVMQSAEIIEAVKTTFGESLFDNNVLNRSKLAEIVFKDADKLARLNSIVHPAVKKDFESWLLEHQSYEYVIYEAAILFESGRYKECDYIITVTAPEEIRIERVLKRDNTTRENVINRMKMQWNDEKRISLSNFVINNSNLKIAREEVVEILKILKIKQNQS from the coding sequence ATGACAAAAGTTATTGGCTTAACCGGCGGAATAGGAAGTGGTAAAACGACTATTGCAGGTTTTTTTAACGAAATGGGAATTCCCGTTTATATTGCTGATGATGGAGCAAAAAGGGTAATGCAGTCTGCAGAGATTATTGAAGCCGTTAAAACAACTTTTGGAGAGTCGCTCTTTGATAATAATGTTTTAAACAGATCAAAACTGGCTGAAATAGTATTTAAAGATGCCGATAAGCTCGCTAGATTAAATTCGATAGTACATCCGGCTGTTAAAAAAGATTTTGAATCATGGCTTTTAGAACATCAAAGCTATGAATATGTGATCTATGAAGCCGCAATACTTTTTGAAAGCGGAAGATATAAAGAATGCGATTATATAATAACGGTTACAGCACCGGAAGAAATAAGGATAGAAAGAGTTTTAAAACGAGACAATACCACAAGAGAAAACGTCATAAATAGAATGAAAATGCAGTGGAATGACGAAAAACGAATTTCTTTAAGCAATTTTGTTATTAATAACAGTAATCTTAAAATTGCTAGAGAAGAAGTTGTTGAAATTCTTAAAATTTTGAAAATAAAACAAAATCAGTCTTAA
- a CDS encoding tetratricopeptide repeat protein, with protein MESLSFYENQFIKADGLISEGDTAGAKEVLEEILAQYPDFGKAHNHLGWIHYNKLSNYDKAIYHYKLAMKFDPKYPASYLNYTYLLVDIGRYSEAKEHIAHTFVTLENADYCSYNSELARIAEYEGDYILSYRLYKAAQKNALNPNFIDNMAANMKRVYHKMSIFEKLKLKFK; from the coding sequence ATGGAAAGTTTAAGTTTCTATGAAAATCAGTTTATAAAAGCCGATGGATTAATTTCTGAAGGCGATACCGCAGGAGCGAAAGAAGTTTTAGAAGAAATTTTGGCGCAGTATCCTGATTTTGGAAAAGCACACAACCATTTAGGATGGATTCATTATAATAAACTCAGTAATTATGACAAAGCAATTTATCATTATAAATTAGCAATGAAATTTGATCCTAAATATCCTGCCTCATATTTAAATTACACATATTTGCTGGTTGATATTGGAAGATATTCAGAAGCCAAAGAACATATTGCTCATACATTTGTAACGCTGGAAAATGCTGATTACTGTTCGTATAACAGTGAGTTAGCCCGAATTGCGGAATATGAAGGGGATTATATCCTGTCATACAGATTGTATAAAGCCGCTCAAAAAAATGCTTTAAACCCAAATTTTATTGATAATATGGCTGCCAACATGAAAAGAGTTTATCATAAAATGTCTATTTTTGAAAAATTAAAACTAAAATTCAAATAA
- a CDS encoding DNA-directed RNA polymerase subunit omega — protein MDLKKTNAPVNTITYNKTVIEEPTGNVYEAITIMAKRANQINSEIKKELTEKLEEFATYNDSLEEVFENKEQIEVSKFYEKLPKPHALAVQEWLDGKTYHRNSNK, from the coding sequence ATGGATTTAAAAAAGACGAATGCTCCTGTTAATACAATAACTTACAATAAAACAGTTATTGAAGAGCCAACAGGAAATGTGTATGAAGCAATTACCATTATGGCTAAAAGAGCAAACCAGATTAATTCTGAAATTAAAAAAGAATTAACTGAGAAATTAGAAGAGTTTGCGACTTACAATGACAGTCTTGAAGAAGTTTTTGAAAATAAAGAACAAATTGAAGTTTCTAAATTTTACGAAAAATTACCAAAACCACATGCTTTAGCAGTTCAAGAATGGTTAGACGGTAAAACTTACCACAGAAATTCAAACAAATAA